In Lacerta agilis isolate rLacAgi1 chromosome 8, rLacAgi1.pri, whole genome shotgun sequence, one genomic interval encodes:
- the CDH8 gene encoding cadherin-8 isoform X2, which translates to MNQAHKEGASDNTLNILTKHNGFSRQKQEVYFLPIIISDSGNPPMSSTSTLTIKVCGCSNEGIAQSCNAEAYVLPIGLSMGALIAILACIILLLVIVVLFVTLRRHKNEPLIIKDDEDVRENIIRYDDEGGGEEDTEAFDIATLQNPDGINGFLPRKDIKPDLQFMPRQGLAPVPNGVDVDEFINVRLHEADNDPTAPPYDSIQIYGYEGRGSVAGSLSSLESSTSDSDQNFDYLSEWGPRFKRLGELYSVGESDKET; encoded by the exons ATAACACCCTTAACATTCTAACAAAACATAATGGATTCAGCCGCCAAAAGCAAGAAGTCTATTTTCTACCTATCATTATCAGCGACAGTGGGAATCCCCCAATGAGCAGCACCAGCACCCTCACCATTAAGGTCTGTGGATGCAGCAATGAGGGTATTGCCCAGTCCTGCAATGCTGAAGCCTATGTGCTCCCTATTGGCCTCAGCATGGGAGCTTTAATAGCAATTCTTGCCTGCATCATTTTGCTTCTAG TCATTGTGGTGCTGTTTGTGACACTGAGGAGACATAAAAACGAGCCTCTTATTATCAAAGACGATGAAGATGTGAGGGAAAACATCATCCGTTACGATGACGAAGGAGGTGGCGAGGAAGATACAGAAGCATTTGACATTGCAACTTTACAAAACCCTGATGGAATAAATGGATTTTTGCCCCGCAAGGATATTAAACCCGATCTTCAATTTATGCCGAGGCAGGGACTGGCACCTGTTCCTAATGGTGTTGATGTTGACGAATTTATCAATGTAAGGCTCCATGAAGCTGATAATGACCCTACAGCTCCTCCATATGACTCGATTCAGATTTATGGGTATGAGGGGAGAGGCTCAGTAGCTGGTTCTCTAAGTTCCTTAGAGTCTTCAACATCAGACTCAGATCAGAATTTTGACTACCTCAGCGAATGGGGACCCCGTTTTAAAAGACTCGGGGAACTTTACTCAGTGGGAGAAAGTGACAAAGAAACTTGA